Proteins from a single region of Macaca thibetana thibetana isolate TM-01 chromosome 4, ASM2454274v1, whole genome shotgun sequence:
- the AIF1 gene encoding allograft inflammatory factor 1 produces the protein MSQTRDLQGGKAFGLLKAQQEERLDEINKQFLDDPKYSSDEDLLSKLEGFKEKYMEFDLNGNGDIDIMSLKRMLEKLGVPKTHLELKKLIGEVSSGSGETFSYPDFLRMMLGKRSAILKMILMYEEKAREKEKPTGPPAKKAISELP, from the exons ATGAGCCAAACCAGGGATTTACAGG GAGGAAAAGCTTTCGGACTGCTGAAGGCCCAGCAGGAAGAGAGGCTGGATGAGATCAACAAG CAATTTCTAGATGATCCCAAATACAGCAGTGATGAGGATCTGCTCTCCAAACTGGAAGGCTTCAAAG AGAAATACATGGAGTTTGACCTTAATGGAAATGGCGATATTG ATATCATGTCCCTGAAGCGAATGCTGGAGAAACTTGGGGTCCCCAAGACTCACCTAGAGCTAAAGAAATTAATTGGAGAGGTGTCCAGTGGCTCCGGGGAGACGTTCAGCTACCCTGACTTTCTCAGGATGATGCTGGGCAAGAGATCTGCCATTCTAAAAAT GATCCTGATGTATGAGGAAAAAGcgagagaaaaggaaaagccaaCAGGCCCCCCAGCCAAGAAAGCTATTTCTGAGTTGCCCTGA